A window of the Myripristis murdjan chromosome 15, fMyrMur1.1, whole genome shotgun sequence genome harbors these coding sequences:
- the znhit2 gene encoding zinc finger HIT domain-containing protein 2: protein MDPLSRRRLPPSVRSLLTDIGPKEESHCSDWSDSEPCTVTREGVVLPSRGAAKQEDLLTPAKARNKEGTHDGHNTRLSPVCGLCKSNPSCYTCPRCNLPYCGLGCYRSPDHSACSEEFYKEAVLQELKDMGQTEIEGRRKMQDILLGLRKKGDRTEGGMENVLREAGIVSSDDEEVEGEAKERVQVLELLSRLAVLQQSGEGSATEIEAILRKLKEIGGRQGADEELLAADDDNDEDGELSEGVEGSEQELDLAHRLSGLDIDTLSEEEIWELLNSQEKEKFVDLIKGGAVGGLVPLWKPWWEAHEEGGGKLVEVLGEELSEQEGGSTVAGEAHEPAVSCCVKRLTDKHGIENKVKKSPEIVQNESKSAGKVRNVNKGNRKDTNKVTATSSAVSSVPPISVKIPKLSSLSSNPSPLIRYSLVNALFGYTFTMCLFNGDIESLMLEFCDTILSVSEALNSSRVFNSVQEAVESGEAALLAGGYFDREDPHAPARAVEAVAHIMTGRSRRDAAGYCLAGLSQLRSVLSKARAALPKGEDGGKRQKYFLAGKKCEFFQAWALESSQQIRRLAMELWNEHGKKQSERNIMDKAKTAVEESLKKRERKGVLIEELS, encoded by the coding sequence ATGGACCCACTAAGCAGGCGGagacttcctccgtctgtgagGAGTCTTCTGACAGACATTGGGCCAAAAGAGGAGTCCCACTGTAGTGACTGGTCCGACTCAGAGCCCTGCACCGTGACCAGAGAGGGGGTGGTGCTCCCCTCCAGAGGAGCAGCCAAACAAGAGGATCTGCTCACACCGGCCAAGGCACGAAACAAGGAGGGTACCCATGATGGACATAACACCAGGCTAAGCCCGGTCTGCGGCTTGTGTAAATCCAACCCTTCCTGCTACACCTGTCCTCGATGTAACTTACCTTACTGCGGCTTGGGGTGCTACCGGAGCCCAGACCACTCTGCATGCTCCGAGGAGTTTTACAAGGAGGCTGTTTTACAGGAGCTGAAGGACATGGGGCAAACAGAGATTGAGGGCAGAAGGAAAATGCAGGACATTCTCCTGGGACTTCGAAAAAAGGGAGacaggacagagggaggaatgGAAAACGTGTTAAGAGAAGCGGGTATTGTGTCAAGTGATGATGAGGAAGTGGAAGGAGAGGCAAAAGAGAGAGTGCAGGTTTTGGAGCTCCTGTCCAGGTTAGCCGTGCTTCAACAGTCTGGGGAAGGGAGCGCAACAGAGATTGAGGCTATACTGAGAAAACTCAAAGAGATTGGAGGAAGGCAGGGTGCAGATGAAGAGCTGCTGGCTgcagatgatgataatgatgaagaTGGAGAGCTGAGTGAGGGAGTTGAGGGCTCAGAGCAGGAGCTTGACTTAGCTCATAGACTCTCAGGACTGGATATCGATACGCTCTCAGAAGAGGAGATATGGGAGCTCCTAAACAgccaagagaaagagaaatttgTGGATTTGATCAAGGGTGGGGCTGTTGGTGGTTTGGTTCCCCTGTGGAAACCATGGTGGGAGGCAcatgaggagggaggggggaagcTGGTGGAGGTACTGGGGGAAGAGTTGAGCGAACAGGAGGGAGGCAGCACAGTGGCAGGAGAAGCACATGAGCCTGCAgtgtcctgctgtgttaaaAGACTTACTGATAAACACGGAATTGAAAATAAAGTCAAGAAATCACCAGAAATTGTTCAGAATGAAAGTAAATCAGCAGGAAAGGTGAGAAATGTTAACAAAGGAAATAGAAAGGACACAAATAAAGTCACAGCAACAAGTTCAGCTGTTTCCAGCGTGCCTCCTATTTCTGTAAAAATCCCAAAGCTGAGTTCCTTGTCCAGCAATCCATCTCCTCTCATACGCTACAGCTTGGTCAATGCACTGTTTGGCTACACCTTCACCATGTGCCTGTTCAACGGCGACATTGAGTCACTGATGCTTGAGTTCTGTGACACgatcctgtctgtgtctgaggcGCTCAACTCAAGCAGGGTGTTCAACTCTGTTCAAGAGGCCGTAGAGAGTGGAGAGGCTGCTCTCTTGGCTGGGGGTTACTTTGACAGGGAGGATCCTCATGCCCCAGCCAGGGCGGTGGAGGCTGTGGCTCACATCATGACCGGTAGAAGCAGGAGGGATGCTGCTGGATACTGCCTGGCAGGCTTGAGTCAGCTCCGCTCCGTGCTCTCCAAGGCCAGAGCAGCACTGCCCAAAGGAGAGGATGGCGGAAAGAGACAGAAGTACTTCCTAGCAGGGAAGAAATGTGAATTCTTTCAGGCATGGGCGCTGGAAAGTTCTCAGCAGATTCGCAGACTTGCTATGGAGCTGTGGAATGAACACGGTAAAAAGCAGAGTGAAAGAAATATCATGGACAAGGCGAAGACAGCAGTCGAGGAGAGcttgaagaaaagagaaaggaaaggtgTGTTAATTGAGGAACTGAGCTGA